The Candidatus Poribacteria bacterium sequence CATCTCGTTGCGGGGGATGAACCGCAGGTAGTGACCGCGCGAACGTGCTTTGGCTGCCGGGATCGTGACCCGGACGAGGAGCTCGCCCTTCGCCAGCACGGTCTTGCCGGGAGCCGTGCAGAACGCTTCGACCGGCACGTCGCGGGAACCGTTGGGCCCCTGCACATGGGCGACGGCGCTGTGGACGATCAGGGCGGGGATGGAGTCCGCCGCCGGTGAGGCATTGCACAGGTTCCCGCCGACGCTGGCGCGTCCCTGGATCTGCGCGGCGCCGATGATCGAGACGGAGTCGATGATTCCCGGATAGGATGCCGCGACGTCGCCATTCCCGTAGATGCGGTAGCAGGGAACCGCCGCGCCGATGCGCAGTCCCTGC is a genomic window containing:
- a CDS encoding xanthine dehydrogenase family protein subunit M, with the protein product QGLRIGAAVPCYRIYGNGDVAASYPGIIDSVSIIGAAQIQGRASVGGNLCNASPAADSIPALIVHSAVAHVQGPNGSRDVPVEAFCTAPGKTVLAKGELLVRVTIPAAKARSRGHYLRFIPRNEMDIAVVGVGAHVTLDASGRQIVAARIALGAVAPTPLFVPEAGDALAGQEISDAAIQKAADIAKVAARPISDMRGTADQRRHLVGVLTKRALLGAIQRAQEAA